A genomic window from Archaeoglobus profundus DSM 5631 includes:
- a CDS encoding transcriptional regulator has protein sequence MRNVILDIERIIEDLKFKPSDVKIYSLLLEKGEMRVSEIAKELGLSARFVRERLKDLSRKGIVKREIVKKGWIGYVYKAENPINVLRKLKAKIIEEIENLEKKLE, from the coding sequence ATGAGGAACGTAATACTTGACATCGAGAGGATCATCGAGGATTTAAAGTTCAAGCCGTCTGATGTAAAAATTTACTCGCTATTACTGGAAAAGGGGGAGATGAGGGTTAGCGAGATCGCAAAAGAGTTGGGATTGTCTGCAAGGTTCGTCAGGGAAAGGTTGAAGGACTTGAGCCGAAAGGGGATTGTAAAGAGAGAGATCGTCAAGAAGGGTTGGATAGGATACGTTTACAAGGCTGAAAACCCGATAAATGTGCTGAGGAAGCTGAAAGCAAAGATAATAGAAGAAATCGAAAATTTGGAGAAGAAACTCGAATGA
- a CDS encoding B12-binding domain-containing radical SAM protein yields the protein MAEIVLTAPATEMSNHHGKEFMGFGTCTPPSIVPSWLVKLLFYPKVENNDGIVKFAPYGLRKVEAVLIENGFDVVTVHPYDIEKYLDKAKVVGVSVMDPLGFGPVSVTFSSLLGGTPSTRIEFVNLMEKLKPFKDRIKIIVGGPGSWQLEWDEYWKNFVDCVVIGEADEIAPDLFKKALKGDELPKIVHCKSPEVEKIPTIKRPSINGLIEISRGCGRGCRFCSETLKRRRDIPLPKIIEEVELNIRGGTKGVILHAEDVLLYGCKDPKFVPNEEKVLRLFKEVKKVTDNIGISHCSLAAVCSKPKIVEEISHILEVGDRIPMFGVQTGVETGSTRLMEKYMHGKCLPFHPSEWCDVVEQAFAIMHDNLWVPAATLLIGLPDETDDDIIKTIELVERLRDYRSLIVPLIFIPMEVCALRRERMFAKENLRETHWELLIACMDHAIRWVDDLKGIYLAGFKNIPIRLGYLGFAWWVKREWRRKRKELLNLYS from the coding sequence ATGGCGGAGATTGTTTTGACCGCTCCAGCAACTGAAATGAGTAATCATCACGGCAAGGAATTCATGGGGTTCGGGACGTGCACACCACCAAGTATCGTCCCAAGCTGGCTCGTAAAGCTTCTCTTTTACCCAAAGGTTGAAAACAATGACGGAATCGTTAAATTCGCTCCATACGGTCTGAGGAAGGTCGAGGCAGTCTTAATCGAGAACGGCTTCGACGTTGTAACAGTCCACCCTTACGACATCGAAAAGTATTTGGACAAGGCGAAGGTTGTCGGGGTCTCTGTCATGGATCCCCTCGGCTTTGGACCCGTCAGCGTCACGTTTTCATCGTTGCTTGGCGGGACTCCGTCAACGAGAATCGAATTCGTGAATCTGATGGAAAAGCTGAAACCTTTCAAAGACAGAATAAAAATCATCGTTGGTGGACCGGGCTCTTGGCAACTCGAATGGGACGAGTATTGGAAGAACTTCGTCGATTGCGTTGTAATTGGAGAGGCAGATGAGATCGCTCCCGATTTGTTCAAAAAGGCTTTGAAAGGGGATGAATTGCCTAAGATCGTTCACTGCAAGAGTCCCGAGGTCGAGAAGATCCCGACGATAAAGAGACCGTCTATAAACGGCTTAATCGAAATTTCGAGGGGTTGCGGGAGGGGTTGCCGTTTCTGTAGTGAAACTCTGAAAAGGAGGAGGGACATTCCGCTCCCTAAAATAATCGAAGAGGTTGAGCTGAATATAAGAGGAGGGACTAAAGGTGTGATTTTGCATGCGGAAGACGTTCTGCTTTACGGATGTAAAGACCCGAAGTTTGTTCCAAACGAAGAGAAGGTTTTAAGGCTATTCAAAGAAGTGAAAAAGGTTACTGATAACATTGGGATAAGCCACTGCTCCCTCGCAGCTGTCTGCTCTAAGCCGAAGATTGTTGAAGAAATCAGCCACATACTTGAGGTGGGCGATAGAATTCCGATGTTTGGAGTTCAGACTGGTGTTGAAACTGGAAGCACGAGGCTTATGGAGAAGTATATGCACGGTAAATGCTTGCCTTTCCATCCGAGCGAGTGGTGTGATGTTGTTGAGCAAGCTTTCGCCATCATGCACGACAATCTTTGGGTTCCCGCTGCAACCCTCTTGATCGGTTTACCAGATGAGACGGACGACGATATAATCAAGACAATTGAACTCGTCGAAAGACTTAGAGATTACCGATCCCTAATTGTCCCACTAATCTTTATACCGATGGAGGTTTGTGCTCTGAGAAGGGAAAGGATGTTTGCAAAAGAAAATTTAAGGGAGACTCACTGGGAACTTTTAATAGCGTGCATGGATCATGCAATTCGTTGGGTGGACGATTTGAAGGGGATATACCTTGCTGGATTCAAAAACATACCTATAAGATTGGGTTACCTTGGTTTTGCTTGGTGGGTTAAGAGGGAGTGGAGGAGGAAGAGAAAGGAGCTTTTAAATTTGTACTCGTGA
- a CDS encoding HEAT repeat domain-containing protein produces MIEEIIGRIFKPNVERLKAKWDVEGLIKALSHRDYKVRAKAAEALGDLKAKEAVDALIRALKDESPEVRKAAVYALGRIGDERAIKPLVEALKDESLDVRFEVAKALKELGYKKVAELPKILSEALNVSKNEAFKILEDIRSGKFDFLRR; encoded by the coding sequence ATGATAGAGGAGATCATAGGTAGGATTTTCAAACCGAATGTAGAGAGATTGAAGGCGAAATGGGATGTAGAAGGCTTAATCAAAGCGTTAAGCCACAGGGATTACAAGGTTAGAGCGAAGGCGGCGGAGGCTCTCGGGGATTTGAAAGCCAAGGAGGCTGTTGATGCGTTAATAAGAGCTTTGAAAGACGAGAGTCCAGAAGTTAGGAAAGCCGCAGTTTACGCTCTCGGTAGGATAGGAGACGAGAGGGCGATAAAACCTCTCGTTGAGGCTTTGAAGGATGAGAGCTTGGATGTCAGATTCGAAGTTGCAAAGGCTCTCAAAGAACTCGGTTACAAGAAGGTGGCGGAACTTCCGAAGATTTTGTCGGAAGCTTTGAACGTTTCGAAGAATGAAGCATTCAAGATTTTGGAGGATATCAGATCGGGAAAATTCGATTTTCTCAGGAGGTGA
- a CDS encoding glycosyltransferase family 4 protein: protein MRILMLSEFYGKTGGINTHMTELSRFLRHEVILSNSIESMSVRPDIVHIHHAFTPLTFRALKIAKKKGIPAIVTNHSIAPLHNSYFWKLLKLGFRYLNYASAIIAVSNVAKKFISNFTSKKVVVIPNGVDVKKFRPMKDNEQRKALLYIGRLSARKGVHILIPLLFKCLKEFDAELIIAGKDEMFTLPILKLQRTLCKNVKILGFVPDDNLPKLYNYADLTLMPSITMESFGITAIESLACSTPVVATKVGALPEIIKSGGITTNLWELPKVVANLLSNPDRTRKLGKEGRKLVEKEYSWDVVAKRIESIYSKVLDGEFDEERNT, encoded by the coding sequence ATGAGAATCCTAATGCTAAGCGAATTTTACGGGAAGACGGGAGGAATAAACACCCATATGACCGAACTCAGCAGATTTTTGAGGCACGAAGTCATCCTGAGCAACAGTATCGAAAGCATGAGCGTGAGACCAGACATCGTGCACATCCATCACGCATTCACACCCCTAACGTTCAGAGCGTTGAAAATAGCTAAGAAAAAGGGGATTCCAGCGATCGTTACAAATCATTCGATAGCTCCTTTACACAACAGCTACTTCTGGAAGTTGCTCAAACTCGGATTCAGATACCTGAATTATGCGAGTGCGATAATAGCCGTGAGTAATGTTGCAAAAAAATTCATCTCGAATTTCACGTCAAAAAAGGTCGTGGTAATCCCGAACGGAGTTGATGTGAAGAAATTCAGACCGATGAAGGATAACGAGCAGAGAAAAGCTCTGCTATACATCGGCAGACTTTCCGCAAGAAAAGGCGTGCACATCCTTATCCCCTTACTCTTCAAATGTCTGAAAGAATTTGATGCCGAATTGATAATAGCGGGGAAGGATGAGATGTTCACGTTGCCGATATTGAAGCTTCAGAGAACATTGTGCAAGAATGTCAAAATTCTTGGATTCGTTCCCGACGATAATCTCCCGAAACTCTACAACTACGCCGACTTAACCCTCATGCCATCCATAACGATGGAGTCGTTCGGTATAACTGCTATCGAATCCCTCGCCTGCTCCACCCCAGTTGTTGCGACGAAGGTTGGAGCGTTACCAGAAATAATTAAAAGCGGTGGAATAACCACAAACTTGTGGGAGCTCCCGAAGGTCGTAGCGAATCTTCTTTCAAATCCCGACAGGACACGAAAACTCGGAAAGGAGGGAAGAAAACTTGTCGAGAAGGAATACTCTTGGGATGTTGTGGCGAAAAGAATAGAAAGTATTTACTCTAAAGTTTTGGATGGTGAGTTCGATGAGGAACGTAATACTTGA
- a CDS encoding UbiA prenyltransferase family protein yields the protein MGTNKFIDLLRMTRLWHGRAYIAIAVLGFLLGKDHGAILPFTVSTLLYVSFAFAINNCFDVETDMNGEKRYCNPVADGSITFKEGVAFSALLAISGILVAEFLPTNAFITYIVSTLLALIYSAPPRAKTKPPFDLITHGLFFGSLLFLFGLFSSNGDVGKFVPLALSIFFYSCFLELRNHIEDYESDLASNTTTSAVWLGKETAERIKWIFYAFHVASLIPYYPLTLLALFGLLEERIADMLTVAIYLTVAFRLAEVIV from the coding sequence ATGGGAACAAATAAGTTCATAGATTTACTAAGAATGACAAGACTGTGGCACGGAAGAGCGTATATAGCAATAGCGGTCTTAGGATTCTTGCTCGGTAAAGATCACGGAGCGATATTACCTTTTACGGTTTCAACACTTCTTTACGTTTCCTTCGCATTTGCGATAAACAACTGCTTTGATGTCGAAACGGATATGAATGGTGAAAAGAGATACTGTAATCCTGTCGCAGACGGATCGATCACATTTAAAGAAGGTGTCGCTTTCTCCGCTTTGCTTGCGATCTCTGGAATTCTCGTTGCGGAATTTTTGCCGACAAACGCATTTATTACCTACATCGTTTCAACACTACTTGCGTTGATATACTCCGCTCCGCCGAGAGCAAAAACCAAACCGCCGTTTGATTTAATTACCCACGGACTCTTTTTCGGTTCTCTTCTCTTTCTCTTCGGTCTGTTCTCATCTAACGGTGATGTCGGTAAATTCGTTCCTTTAGCTCTCTCCATATTTTTTTACTCCTGCTTTCTTGAACTCAGAAACCACATTGAAGATTACGAAAGCGATCTTGCATCGAACACGACTACATCCGCTGTGTGGTTGGGAAAGGAGACCGCAGAGAGAATTAAGTGGATTTTCTACGCCTTCCACGTAGCCAGCTTGATTCCCTACTATCCTTTAACGCTCTTAGCGCTGTTCGGATTGCTTGAAGAGAGAATCGCCGACATGCTCACGGTTGCGATATATCTAACCGTAGCTTTTAGGCTTGCCGAGGTGATCGTATGA